CACGATCCGGACAGCCTACAAACCACTGATACATATCCAGCTGATGGGGACATTGATTCATCAAAACACCACCGCCTTCTCCTTCCCAGGTGGCACGCCATCCTCCTGAATTATAATAAGCCTGTGTTCTATACCAGTCTGTTATGATCCAGCTTGTACGAAACAGTTTTCCCAACTCCCCGGCATCCAGGAGTTCTTTGATCTTTTTGGCAGGTCCACGGGTACGCTGTTGAAACATAGCAGAAAAGAGGAGGTCTTTTTTCACCTTTTTTCCCTCTTCCCAGGCTTTGATCATTTTATTGATATCCTTCACATGAACACCGACAGGTTTTTCAGTGAGCACATGTATACCCCGCTTAAAGGCTTCCAGAGAGATTGTGGTATGAGCGAAATGGGGAGTCGCGATAACCACAGCATCAAAACCACCCGCCTTAAAGAGCTCCTCTATAGAGTAATACGCCGGGCATCCATATTCTTCCGCCTTGCTGTCGGCGATACCCCGGTTTGTGTCACAAACAGCAGCCAGATCTGCTTTCTCCATATTGTATATGTCACGGCAGTGATTCCCGCCCATATTGCTCAGACCGATAACGGCCAATTTAACTATCATTTTAAACTCCTTTTTTCTCTCTGCGGTTACCGGCAAAGTTCAAACATATATCTGAGTATAAGGGCGATATATTCAGATTTGAATGGTGTTTTTAGGAAGAAACATGGACTTATTCTTACTATTTGGTGTAATTTTAGAAACGTTCCCACAAAAAGGAAAAAAGAATGAAAAGCGACCTGCCATTTTTTAAGTCCCTCCCCTACAGAAACATTATTCTGAACCTGACGGAACCTCCTTACCCCCAGCAGAACAATGACAACTGGAGCATACACAATATGACCATGAATGATTATGATCTATTTATCTGTGAACAGGGCCGGGCTTTGTTCACTCTGGCCGGGAAGGAATATGCATTATCACCAGGGAGGGCACTGCTTGTTCCTCCTCATTGCCTTGTAAGCGCCAGGAAAATCAGTCCCGAACCGGTCAAAATGGTGGCTCAGCATTTTATGCTCTACCTGTTTCACAAAACCGACTTTTTCAGCCATATCCGATACAGAAACATGATTGCCTTCTCAAACTGGCCGCTTATCAGTACCCTGCTGACAGAAATCCGCAGAATTATTGAGGAGGGTCAATCCAATTGGAGTCCCCTGGACACAAATCCTCTGTTCATGGTCATCCTCAATGCCTTTATCCAGGAGGCCTACGAATCTGAGGAGTTCAGGGAGGAGCGGAAGAGCTCCCTTGTTCTGGAAATGATCTCCCTCATTGAGAGAGAGTACAAAAACCCTCTCATCCTGGAAAAACTAATGGATCAGTCTAGTTTCGGATACAGCCATACAGCCAATACTTTTAAGGAATACACAGGATTGTCTTTAAAGGCCTTCATCATCGAAAGGCGCCTGGAAGCGGCCAAAGAGAGCCTTCTGAAAGGGAGGAGCGTGAAAGAGAGTGCCGAAGCCGCAGGATATGAGGATGAATTTTATTTTTCCAGGATCTTCAAAAAATACTCGGGGGCCACCGCCAGAGACTTCCGGAAAAGGATCTGAACCATCCCGGACTCAACTGGAGCCCGGGTAAAAAATGTTCAGAACCACTGATCCAGACTGTTGAAAGACTCTGAAGATCTTAATCGGTCAACTGAGCAGAGAGAGTCCTGTAATTCCTGATCATATCCTGAATCTGCACAGGAGTCGCCGAGCACAGACTCTTGTTGGCGGCAATTCCAGTCAGAATGGACTGAGCTCCCTGAATATGGTCGGCAGCGCAGCCGAAGGGATCATCCTCCACTCCCACAAAGATATCACGGAGCAATCTGTCATCACCACCGCCATGGCCGCCCTCACTTTCCGGGGGAAGTTCCACAGTATAGGGGGTCTCCCAATGAGGGCGGACGGTGATCGTCACTGATTCCTTCAATGCGAATTCCGATTTTTCTCTGACATCAACACGGTTAGGATCATCAGACCCGCCAGAAGTATAAGCCGATTCAACCACTTCAAACTCCAGTCGTCCTTTTGTGCCGTTGAAGGCAATCCTGTAC
The sequence above is a segment of the Oceanispirochaeta sp. genome. Coding sequences within it:
- a CDS encoding AraC family transcriptional regulator; its protein translation is MKSDLPFFKSLPYRNIILNLTEPPYPQQNNDNWSIHNMTMNDYDLFICEQGRALFTLAGKEYALSPGRALLVPPHCLVSARKISPEPVKMVAQHFMLYLFHKTDFFSHIRYRNMIAFSNWPLISTLLTEIRRIIEEGQSNWSPLDTNPLFMVILNAFIQEAYESEEFREERKSSLVLEMISLIEREYKNPLILEKLMDQSSFGYSHTANTFKEYTGLSLKAFIIERRLEAAKESLLKGRSVKESAEAAGYEDEFYFSRIFKKYSGATARDFRKRI
- a CDS encoding Gfo/Idh/MocA family oxidoreductase, which translates into the protein MIVKLAVIGLSNMGGNHCRDIYNMEKADLAAVCDTNRGIADSKAEEYGCPAYYSIEELFKAGGFDAVVIATPHFAHTTISLEAFKRGIHVLTEKPVGVHVKDINKMIKAWEEGKKVKKDLLFSAMFQQRTRGPAKKIKELLDAGELGKLFRTSWIITDWYRTQAYYNSGGWRATWEGEGGGVLMNQCPHQLDMYQWFVGCPDRVMGMFSLGKYHNIEVEDEVTAYFEYDNGMVGHFITSTGEAPGTNRLEIVGEQGKLIWEGSTLTFYRNRISVLDHLETAPGGFDKPECWTCDIPISESGGEHKLIIENFCDAIMGKADLIAPAAEGLNSIAINNAIMLSGFEKRMMTLPLDEDLFELRLKELIAGSTLKKTVVETIAEDMSQSF